In Poecile atricapillus isolate bPoeAtr1 chromosome 1, bPoeAtr1.hap1, whole genome shotgun sequence, the sequence ATTTAGGACCTCAGTGAATTTTTGCTGCTTAATCTTGTCTCCTGGGGAGCCACAGCCCACAGAGAGTCACAGAGCTGTGTAATTCTGCATATTCAACAGCACCATTGCTTTGTGTGGCTTAAGCAGCAGGGGCAACATTTCAAAGTTGCCCAGAAGTGTTGGTACATTCTTGGAGCATTTGTAACCCTGTGAGCTCACACATGGACTAGTTTTATGATGGGCTGTGCCCTTAAATGGGGTTTTAGTGGCTTTTAGCTGTGAAGTGACACTACCTTTAGGGAATCCAAATTTAGACCCAGGAGCCCATTTGTTTTTCCCATCCCACAATGGTGGTGATGAGAGGGTGAAGTGATGGAACCTCAATTGCACATCATTGTGTAGAACCCAGTGAAGCCTGGGCATTGTCTGCCTATCCTGAGATAAAAATTCATTGCTATTGGTCCATCTTAAAGCATAAAAGTTTCATGAACTTCAATCCTAATTTATTTATAAGACTAATTTAAGAGTCATTTCTTAGCAGCATGGAAGTGTGAGCTGTTTTTACATCGACAAAGTTAAACAGTAGCTGGAGGGTTACGTATGAAGCCTCATGTCTCTCTTAGTACTCATGGGCTGTTTCTCCTGTAAGACCATAAAGTTCTGATGTGAAAGACCCTGACCTGCCCTGGGCAGAAATGCCTTGGCTCATGGGCAAGCCTGGCTTTGGGGCGTGCCAGCTGCCCTCTGCTCTGCGTAAGACAAGTAAGAACATTGCAGCTTTGTCTGTGTTTGGCTAAAAAGGAGCAATGATGTGCCAAGGTCTCCTTTGCCATGATAAGACATCCTGGGTTATTTCCCAGCATAAATCAAGCCCAGATTTAGCTTTGGAACAACAAGAAAAGACACTCCCATATGCAGCACCACTTGAAGTCTCAGGAGGCTTTTTGAGGCATGTGGTGACTGTGCTGTGAGGATGTTGTTGGAGTGTTTTGCCTCTTAAAGCCACAACAGAGCCTCCTGTAGGGTTGGGGTTGGCCTCAGCCCAGGCCCACAGGCTTCAGCAAGTGACCCATCATGGCCAGTTTGccacagaaatagaaaagacTCCCCAGAGCAGAAAACAGAGACCTTCCCAGCCTACCTGTGGCAAGGATGACTTCCACCACAATTATGGTGCTTGCCTCCTGCAGGCTCAACACATCTTTTCCAACAGCCTGTGGGAACATGGGAAAGAGATGGGCTTAGGGACTTCCAGATCTCCAGTGCACTCTCCACGTCTGTGGGGGGCCCTTTGAGGAGAAAGTACCTTGTCCCTGTCCTCAGCACAGCCATTCACTGTGGCTGCACAGCCTGGTCACAGGGCAACAAGAGCTCTGAAGATTCTCTGCCCTGGGAGTGGATGAGCTGAaccacatccctgccctgtgtTCAGTTCCCAGCACAGTGCAGAGCACAGGTTCTGAGGCAgtgtggggcaggagcagcaggttgGACCTCCCTGTGCTTGCCTGTGgatccagcagtgctgtggccaGGCTGGATCAGAAGCTccacagggcatggctctgtgCCAGGCAAGCCTTAGGCAGGTGTGTGGACAAAAGGAACATCCAGCTTCTTACAAGTCTAAAGTTAGTGAGTGCTTCCTTTGACCCAAGCAAAAAAGGGATCTGAAttcctccttctttccacaCCCCTGACAAAATACCCAAGACAGGTGCCCTACCTGGATGGTCACAGTTCCTGGGGACTCCAGCACTGTGTTGGTCAGGATGAGCCCATCCCTGGTTGCGATGAAATCAGTGCTGTTTTTGAGGAAATACTCAATGTTGGGGTTGACTTTCTGAAAGGTCAGAGAGCAGGTGATCAAACCACCCTGTGCTTCACATGTATCCTCCCAACAACCCCTTGGCAGGCTTTGTCCAAATCACCTGAGGTGTTCTGAGGACAGGGTTTTGAGGAGCAGGTGTGGAGAGTAATAAATAAACCTGGGCTGAGCAGGTGAGAAAGGCTGAACTCAACTGTGTTCACATTGTTGCTCAGAGGCCAAGAAAGCaccacaaaaatattaaaaaaaaaaaatctcaagtcTTAACCCAGCTTCTGTTGGCAATTTTAGTACTTCCCTAAGGAAAACACACCTATGCAAGTGATCTGTGTGGGAATGGCTTTGGAAGAGGGAagtccagcagcttctccccatTACATCACACCATAAGTGGTTCTGGTTTCTGTGGAATTTCCAAGGGAATATAACATGAAACTCTAGAGGACAACATGTGTTTCCCTCTCCCCACCTCCCATCCCTCGTGTTTCCTGATCCTGCTTTAAGCCTGAAGCAGTGAGACAGAACACAGAGCACATTTAGTTTCTTACATCAGGGAAATCCTGATCCATTGCTGTTATCACCAGGGGGGTGGAAGGATCTCCAGCTTGGTAGACAAAGCTTCTCCGGGGCAGCCCAGCAAACACCGTCCCGTTGTAGACCCCCTTCTCAAAGTAAGGtggaaaattgcttttattgATGACCTTGATCTCTACAGTGGCTACAGAGTATTTCCTTATGTTGCTGACCTGGGCAGCctgcagagaaagagagagagctGCCAGACTTCTCCTGCCCCTGATGAGACACtaaaggacaggctggatcTGGAGCCTGTTGCaattcccagctcagcagaaTGTGGCCAGGGTGAATTTCCTTTGCTGTCACCACCCACACCTGAGGGGAAACGCTCAACTGCTGCAGGAGTTTCGCATGTGGGTTGGTGCAAGACATAGGTCAAACACTGGGCCCTTCAAAAGAAGGGAACTAACCAAGTTATTACTGAGGTCACTGATCCCTGTAACACCCCGCTCAGTTTCCTGGAAatccagctgagctgggtgGCTGGCTATAATGTCATCACTTACCATAACTTGCAACAAAAAGGAATCTGGGGAAGTCACTATTTTGTTCATGGTTAGATTCCCTGTGTCTGCATCCACTGAGAACACGTTGTCTGTATTCCCTAGAGAAAATACAAAGACCATTCAAACATCAGATTCCTTCATAAAGTGACCTGGAGCTCACAGACTCATTTCTTCCACATCTTAGTGAAAATATCCTCAAGGAATTTTCCTTGGGTAAATACCATTTAGCCAAGGAAAAATGCTGCTTTCCTTGtctgcctggctgctccagAGACTGGGAGTGCTGGCCAGGGATGCAGAGGGACACATTAGATGTGTGTGAACCCAATTAAATGAGGCAAGACAACAAAGATTTGCATTTCCAGTGCCTAGGCCCACAGATTGCCAGTGTAAAGTATAATAAATGCCCAGAGCCTCTGGTACAATTTTAGGATTGAAAATCGTCATCCAGGTCCCAGTCTGCTCTGGGAATGCTTATTTCTCTCTGCTGATTACAAAGGGAGTCTAGACACATACCTTGTATTTATACACAGGTAGAAATCAGATCCTTACATCTGTGTGGGAATCATAACAATACCTATGTTGGATACGTGTTCTAAGATCAGCAGAATTTTTAGTTCTTTTCCTCACCCTGGGATACTGTGGGCTCTCTGTTGACAAGGATGTGAGTCACTGACTGTGGAGAGGGAAGCCAAACTGCATCCAAATACCACTGGAATTTAATGTtctttaatacattttaatacatttttaatacagTTGTGATATCAGGAGAATATCACAACAGTGGTGCCATGAGGCATAATAGATAAAGGGAGAGGAACACTCCACTTGACCAATATGACCTTTGCTTTGATCCATTTGAAACCAAGACTAAAACAGAGAAGATGAGATAGTGGCAATGTGctaggaaataaaaacacagttCTGGGCAATGAATAGAAATTAGGCTGATAAGGTGGGAATTTAAGGTTCAGCTCAAACACTGCATGAAAGTAGCATGATCAGATTGacaaaatcacatttaaaagcTTAAAGATAAAACATGTCTCatctcacaaaaaaaacaaagtctTTTTGAAACATTTCACTGAGACCAGTTGGTGggactgtatttttttttcttcctctatgTACAGTCTGTTTCCTCTACTTAATCATCAATGTTCTGCGGCTCTAGTTTTGTCTCTGTGGCAGAAACagaggggcaaatcccaggcCCTCCCTCAAGTGCTCTTGGCAAGTAGCACAGGAGACATGAGCTGTGTCCCTTGTGGAAGGGGACAAGACCTACTCACCCCCAACAATGCTGTACACGATCCTGTCACTGATGGTGTAGTCAGGGTCTATAGCATAGATGGGCCCTGGCTCCAGGAGGAGTGGCTCTGTCTGCAACAACAATTCAAACAATCACACACCACAGGCCAGGACCAGAtctggagctctcccagcccagtgCAGATCCTGTGGCTCTGCCTGGGCAGGACAGGATttggtgcctgtgccagggcagaggTGAGACAGCCTTGAGCTGGTGTTCCAGCTCTTGCCTCTCCTGTGATGTGCTGTAGGAGCAGAGAGAAGCAGTGCTGCTTGGGGTGGGGGTCTGACAAAGGCTCCCTGTTCTGCTGAACCATCTGGAGATGGTTACACTGGAGACCAGCAGGAGCTCATGGAAATGTTTCAGTGCTTCCCACTGGGAAGAGCACCAGGGGCACTGTCTGAGCCCTCTGCTCACCGACATCTCAGAGATGTTGACCCTGCCAGAGTAGGGGCTGCTGATGCAGACGCTGGCGTCATTGTGGATGCGGGTGCAGGGCAGGAACCAGGGTGCCCGGGTGTCACTCTGCTGGATGGTGATGGTTATTGTTGCAGTGGCATTGttgctgggctcagggctggtCACAGGCCTGTCCTGCCCCCAAGGCAAAGCACACTGGTGAGACACAGGTTTCACTGCCAAAACAAGGGCCCATCTGCTAAAAGCAGTGGCCTGGGGCCCTTTAGCCGCTGTCACTCTAATCTGTTTAATTAGCAATTTATGTGAAGGTAGCTAAAGCAGTAGGTTATCTTGCTCTGCTGACAAAGGTGGGCTGACTGCAGGTCTGTCACTGGAATTAATGGACAGGGAAAGGCTGCTCCAATTGCACCACCCCACCACACCTAATCCCCACCCTCCCTCCTGTTATCCCAGAGATGTCCCATCGAGTCTCATCCTTCAGGTAAGAGGGACCATGCAAAAGAGACATTCTGTTCTTCCCAAACCACTTACCCTGGCATACAAGAGCAACGTTGTCGAATTAAATTTGTCATAGTCCAatgttttttgtaaataaatttcTGGGTTATTAACTCCTCTTATGGCAAAATAACCATCTGTGTCCTGGtaaggcaaaagaaaaactcCTATAGCAGACTCATTCACTGACACATTCCAAATCCTGCTCATTGCTGTCTTTGTCATCCCTACTGGACCTTTAATCCTGGAGACCTGGATGAAGGGCACTGCGGGAATGTCTGATGTACTTAATCTTTGTTACTACACACTGGAGTTGCCTGGCTTATCAGAAAAGTTTGTTCTTGTGAATCTCCTCTCCCAGACCTCCTGCTTTGACTGCCCATCTGCTCAGCAGCTTCTGGATGAAATTTTCTAGATGAAATCTATCACCTCATTTATTTCCTACTTCTAGCAAGTTGCCAACAATCCTTGATTTTGGGTCCCTAATAGCCAAGCAATCTCACTTCCATGCACAGAAAAGGTCAAAGATGGTTCAGCCTTTGAGAGCTGGCAGGATCACCCACCTTAGCCTAACACAGCCGAACTTTGAAAGAAACTAAAGCTGAGTTGAAATATCATGCATTGCATTTTACTTTATAACCTTCCACACTTGCTTTGGTTCCCCATTAATTTTATGCCTTTGAATTTCTAAATCCCTCTGAACTTACACCAATGTGAATGCAAAGTCTGATCCCAGAGCTGAAACCTGGTGGTTTCTGCTCACAGGAACTTAAATTCCCTGAGGATATTAAAGCACTGACTGCTCTTTCCACAATGCATTTCAAAAGTGCAAACAAACATTTGGCTTTTCTCTTGAATTTCCTTTTGATTTGAGTTTACAGCCAGCTCTTGTGCCCTAGACTGTGATTTAACTGTGTGCACAATCcatttcctgtgctgctgttggCAGGCAGGGCAAGGACTCCTTTCCCCATCCGACTCAGCGCAATTCTGAGTTCCCTGAGGTACAAAGGTCTCCTGATATGTTTACAGATCATACCAACAAGGCTACCCTGAGTCATTATGGCTCTGAATATCCTAGATGAAAGTTTAATCTGTACAGTGCATTAAAAATGTGAGCCATAAGAGAATTCAATACCTGCAGCATTGATGGCTCTGCTGCACTAACCAAATCAATGTTTGGGGTTTGTAAAAGTTGAGAGAACTAAATGCAGTGATCTTCTCCTCAAAGCTGGGGTTCTTCTGCATCCAGCTTCTCTAGAGCTACAGTTTGTCCCCAGAGATGCTCACCTGCACTGTGGTAGTGAGTTCATAGTAGATGGTGTCCAGGTCAGCATCAGTAGCACTTAATTCTTCACGGGCTACAATGGCTGTGTCTACTTTCGTAtcctgaaaaaaacacattgttgtagttattgtttgtgTGAAATGGATTGAAGCCCTCTCCCTGTTGACCCTTCCTCAGTCCCACAGTACCCAGAGAGCAGTGCCCTCTTCCCTTCCAAAAACCCCTTAcctctgggacatccctggTGATGTTTGGCTGTGCAAACACGGGGCTGTTGTCATTCTCATTCAGAACTGTGACTAGGATTTCCAAGGATTCATTCTGGGCAAATTAAAGAATCAAATTAAAGGATCAAAGACAAAAACAGACTGTTGGGGCTCAACCTGCTTTGCAGAATGGCCAGAGGGGATGGTATAAGGATgggggctggatggggctgggctTGTGGGCTtgctgccacctcctcctcAGTGGCAGAGCCTTGGCTCTCTCTGTGGCTATGAGAGCAGCATGTCTGTTCACAAAGAGAACATCTGCCCATCCCAATGTGAGGATTaggaagagcagagggaagCAGGTGCTGCCTGCAGTCTCAGGGCTCAGTGGTGGGAGAGcactcacctggccagcagggTCTGTGCAGATCAagtacagcagcagcacagggtcTTCCTgcatgaaaaacaaacccacccaCTGTAAAAACAGCCCAAGAGTACAAACTCTGGCTAAAGCAAATGAGCCAAATCCATGCTTTGATGAATCAGAAATGCTTCTGGGCTTTATCTTATTTTCAGGAATATctaactttttctttctttccttaatgCTGGGGTCTTGTTTATGATGATATCAAAGCAGACACATCTTCTAGGTGCTCTCCCTGCAGTTCTTGTAAGTTGTTGGCAGAGCTAATCTGCCATTCTCTCTCACCTCAGGTGAATTCTaacagatttcttttaaaattgaataaaTCAGAAACATTCTATGCAGCAAGTACAATGGCACCTGCAGGGTGTTAGCTCCAGTTGTTGCTCTTCACACAAGTGAAAGTGGGGGTTTACATTGAAAGGGAGCTTAAGGATGCCTGTGGCTGTATACAAAGCACTCTAGGGAGCTAAAATAATTTAGCAGCAACCTAAGTGAACACAATGACCTTTTATACTGCCTTTCTGCTTCACACAAGAtgacaaaatcccagaatgatttgggttggaaaggaccttaaagctcatctcattccagcacCCTGctacaggcagggacacctttcactatcccaggttgctccaaggcccatccaacctggccttggaccctgccagggatggaccagccacagctcctctgggaaacctgtgccaggtcCTCATCACCCTcccaggaaagaattt encodes:
- the CDHR5 gene encoding cadherin-related family member 5 → MAIPHWLLVSALFLLPLLAQVLAQEPGCSVDNNKPSVPENKCSYVVTTVHVQPGYTLTIDPNFPDGQFFTIEGSELKLTKCVDYEEDPVLLLYLICTDPAGQNESLEILVTVLNENDNSPVFAQPNITRDVPEDTKVDTAIVAREELSATDADLDTIYYELTTTVQDTDGYFAIRGVNNPEIYLQKTLDYDKFNSTTLLLYARDRPVTSPEPSNNATATITITIQQSDTRAPWFLPCTRIHNDASVCISSPYSGRVNISEMSTEPLLLEPGPIYAIDPDYTISDRIVYSIVGGNTDNVFSVDADTGNLTMNKIVTSPDSFLLQVMAAQVSNIRKYSVATVEIKVINKSNFPPYFEKGVYNGTVFAGLPRRSFVYQAGDPSTPLVITAMDQDFPDKVNPNIEYFLKNSTDFIATRDGLILTNTVLESPGTVTIQAVGKDVLSLQEASTIIVVEVILATAVTPSDKMYSAQDMAILGGTLAALLLIVLVFLGVLVWKSSRWYGKPVKYLMKKKLSTDISGGHQNEYYQEDEQPYVNTKQHEPSETSSVQAEPPVPEQPAPALYSSGAEETESLPKGSIASTVTFDQEEKEEEKEDGAGQEKEVKSILKTDRHLAVDGYKAVWFKTDVDPEAGERVEVIEDNAADDDDDDDDDSDQDLQKNEEEEEGESSDTDNHHRGLEEPFASASSSPPAAEVTANMSHTGAGKADSKL